A DNA window from Deinococcus malanensis contains the following coding sequences:
- a CDS encoding creatininase family protein has product MKIEAMNWMQVEAYLQQDDRCVVPLGSTEQHGFMSLAVDNILPERLADEVAGPLGVPVFPTLNYGITPYFRAYPGSVTLRVQTYLSVVRDVLDSLYEQGFRRILIVNGHGGNSPAQGFAGEWSADHPGAQVLFHNWWNAPRTWQEVQRIDPVASHASWMENFPWTRLPGVTLPDTQKPMADLDRLRLLSPAQLRQTLGDGNYGGLYQRSDEDMLALWAVAVQETAGLLQHGWAPAVQDRSEPLT; this is encoded by the coding sequence ATGAAAATAGAAGCAATGAACTGGATGCAGGTTGAAGCGTACCTCCAGCAGGATGACCGTTGCGTCGTCCCCCTGGGCAGCACCGAACAACACGGGTTCATGAGTCTGGCCGTAGACAACATCCTGCCAGAGCGGCTGGCGGATGAGGTCGCCGGGCCGCTCGGCGTGCCGGTATTCCCCACCCTCAACTACGGCATCACGCCCTACTTCCGTGCCTACCCGGGCAGCGTGACCCTGCGCGTCCAGACGTACCTGAGTGTCGTCCGGGATGTCCTCGACAGCCTGTATGAGCAGGGGTTCCGGCGCATCCTGATTGTGAACGGCCACGGAGGGAACTCGCCCGCTCAGGGCTTCGCAGGCGAATGGTCTGCGGACCATCCCGGCGCACAGGTGCTGTTCCACAACTGGTGGAACGCGCCCAGGACCTGGCAGGAAGTGCAGCGGATCGACCCGGTTGCCTCGCACGCCTCCTGGATGGAAAACTTCCCCTGGACCCGCCTGCCCGGCGTGACCCTTCCAGACACGCAAAAACCCATGGCCGATCTGGACCGGTTAAGGCTCCTGTCGCCGGCGCAACTGCGACAGACGCTTGGCGACGGCAATTATGGGGGCCTGTACCAGCGGAGTGACGAGGACATGCTGGCGTTATGGGCCGTGGCTGTCCAGGAAACGGCAGGCCTGCTGCAGCACGGGTGGGCCCCAGCCGTCCAGGACCGGTCGGAGCCGCTGACGTGA
- a CDS encoding ketopantoate reductase family protein gives MKLLVWGTGAIGGTIGAYLVRAGHDVTFVDCAADHVRSVRESGLHIEGPIDTFTVQAPAFTPEEVVGRWDHVLLCTKAQDTAGAAVQLALHVTPDGCVVSVQNGLNPLVLNATFGADRVLGSFVNFGADYLRPGVVHYAGRGVVVVGEQDGRLTDRARALHAVLRDFDENAVLSENMYGYLWSKLGYGALLFATAVTNDGIADALARPEDRTLYIALGREVMRVALAHQVNPEAFNGFEPAAFLPGASDDVAHASMDEMVAFNRRSAKTHSGIWRDLAVRKRRTEVDAQLGWVVHFGREHGVPTPITARLVDLIHELESGQRELSRANLAELHAVIPAVTPAS, from the coding sequence GTGAAGCTGCTGGTGTGGGGAACAGGGGCCATCGGCGGGACGATCGGTGCCTACCTCGTCCGGGCCGGGCATGATGTCACCTTCGTGGACTGCGCTGCAGATCATGTGCGTAGCGTCCGCGAGAGCGGCCTGCACATTGAGGGACCTATCGACACGTTCACGGTACAGGCCCCGGCCTTCACGCCCGAAGAGGTCGTGGGCCGGTGGGACCATGTGCTGCTGTGCACAAAAGCGCAGGACACCGCGGGCGCTGCGGTACAGCTTGCCCTCCACGTCACCCCGGACGGCTGTGTCGTGTCGGTACAGAACGGGTTGAATCCCCTTGTCCTCAACGCCACCTTCGGGGCGGACCGGGTGCTCGGGAGCTTCGTCAACTTTGGGGCAGATTACCTGCGACCTGGCGTGGTGCACTACGCGGGGCGGGGCGTGGTCGTGGTCGGCGAGCAGGACGGTCGCCTCACGGACCGTGCGCGTGCCCTGCACGCCGTCCTGCGGGACTTCGACGAGAACGCCGTGCTCAGTGAGAACATGTACGGGTACCTGTGGAGCAAGCTTGGGTATGGTGCGCTGCTGTTCGCCACAGCCGTGACCAACGACGGCATCGCGGACGCGCTGGCGCGTCCGGAGGACCGGACGCTGTACATCGCCCTGGGACGCGAGGTGATGCGGGTTGCCCTGGCTCATCAGGTCAACCCGGAAGCCTTTAATGGCTTTGAGCCTGCCGCTTTCCTGCCTGGCGCCAGCGACGACGTGGCGCACGCCAGCATGGATGAAATGGTCGCCTTCAACCGCCGGAGTGCCAAGACGCACAGCGGGATCTGGCGTGACCTCGCCGTCCGCAAACGCCGCACAGAGGTGGACGCTCAGCTTGGCTGGGTGGTGCACTTCGGCCGGGAGCACGGTGTGCCAACCCCCATCACCGCTCGCCTCGTGGACCTGATTCACGAATTGGAGAGCGGTCAGCGTGAACTAAGCCGTGCGAACCTCGCGGAACTCCACGCGGTGATCCCGGCCGTCACTCCGGCGTCATGA